A region from the Mesorhizobium sp. J8 genome encodes:
- a CDS encoding molecular chaperone DnaJ, which translates to MGVILALAAVLVVLFGAALLFVRADAARMADGLRSLGPAFLGLVGAPMLIFGRSLIGGLLLLAALAWVGWIRTRRPMARAAASKHSTVRTAALEMDLDHDSGRLEGLVLAGRYEGKMLGAMGLTDLRRLHGELSPDLESRQLLETYLDGRFPIWRKDAQPHGGEGLGVAPGAGAMTKEEAYKILGLEAGAAAADIRKAHRRLMQRLNADVGGTSVLAARINEAKDVLLSNHD; encoded by the coding sequence ATGGGTGTGATCCTCGCTTTGGCAGCGGTGCTCGTGGTGCTTTTCGGCGCCGCGCTGCTCTTTGTGCGCGCAGACGCGGCAAGGATGGCCGACGGTCTTAGATCACTCGGGCCGGCCTTCCTTGGGCTGGTCGGCGCGCCCATGCTGATCTTCGGTCGCAGCCTTATCGGCGGACTGCTGCTGCTCGCGGCGCTGGCCTGGGTCGGCTGGATACGGACGAGGCGGCCGATGGCCAGGGCGGCGGCATCCAAGCACTCGACGGTGCGCACTGCAGCGCTGGAGATGGACCTCGACCATGACAGCGGCAGGCTCGAGGGGCTCGTTCTGGCCGGGCGCTATGAGGGCAAGATGCTTGGGGCCATGGGGCTCACCGACCTGCGCCGGCTCCATGGCGAACTCAGTCCCGACCTGGAGAGCCGCCAGCTTCTAGAGACGTATCTTGACGGCCGTTTTCCCATCTGGCGCAAGGACGCGCAGCCGCACGGTGGCGAAGGGCTGGGTGTTGCGCCAGGTGCGGGCGCCATGACTAAGGAGGAGGCCTACAAGATCCTTGGTCTTGAAGCGGGGGCTGCCGCGGCGGATATCCGCAAGGCGCACCGCCGCCTGATGCAGCGCCTGAACGCCGACGTCGGCGGCACGTCTGTCCTGGCGGCGAGAATCAATGAAGCCAAGGACGTCTTGCTCTCCAATCACGACTAG
- a CDS encoding GNAT family N-acetyltransferase, whose product MDQGDDDDGRAATADYAIRIAAGIGAFTCEEWDGFAGTTRGDKENGYNPLVSFAFLSALEDSGCAVRRTGWQGHHLRLETAQGRLLGAVPCYLKSHSQGEYVFDHGWSDAFERAGGRYYPKLQCSVPFTPVTGPRLLVGKGENAGAVKAGLAEGLKLVTDKLGVSSAHVTFATEPDIATLEAAGFLHRTDQQFHFFNDGFSTYDDFLATLASRKRKAMKKERREALVDGISIDWLTGRDITESAWDDFFAFYMDTGGRKWGRPYLNRQFFSLIGERMADDILLVMAKRNGRYIAGAINFIGSDALYGRNWGCIEDHPFLHFEVCYHQAIDFAIERKLKVVEAGAQGEHKLARGYRPVTMHSAHYISHPGLRNAVADYLRRERREVERMGAYLEEHTPFRKDLEE is encoded by the coding sequence ATGGATCAAGGCGACGACGACGATGGACGGGCAGCGACCGCGGATTATGCGATCCGCATAGCTGCGGGCATCGGCGCTTTCACCTGCGAGGAATGGGACGGCTTTGCCGGGACCACGCGCGGCGATAAAGAAAACGGCTACAACCCGCTGGTTTCGTTCGCTTTTCTAAGCGCCTTGGAGGACTCTGGCTGCGCTGTCCGGCGCACCGGCTGGCAGGGCCATCACCTGCGGCTGGAAACCGCGCAAGGCAGGCTTCTCGGCGCCGTCCCTTGCTATCTCAAGTCGCACAGCCAAGGCGAATATGTCTTCGACCATGGCTGGTCCGACGCCTTCGAGCGCGCCGGTGGCCGCTATTATCCCAAGCTGCAATGCTCGGTGCCGTTCACGCCGGTCACCGGTCCTCGCCTGCTGGTCGGCAAAGGCGAGAACGCGGGCGCCGTGAAGGCCGGATTGGCGGAGGGCCTGAAGCTCGTGACAGACAAGCTCGGCGTCTCTTCCGCGCATGTCACCTTCGCCACCGAGCCCGATATCGCGACGCTGGAAGCGGCCGGTTTTCTTCACCGCACCGACCAGCAGTTCCATTTCTTCAATGACGGCTTTTCGACCTATGACGACTTCCTCGCCACGCTCGCCTCGCGCAAGCGCAAGGCGATGAAGAAGGAGCGCCGCGAGGCGCTGGTCGACGGCATCTCGATCGACTGGCTGACCGGCAGGGACATCACCGAAAGCGCCTGGGACGATTTCTTCGCTTTCTACATGGATACCGGAGGCCGCAAATGGGGGCGGCCCTACCTCAACCGGCAGTTCTTCTCACTGATCGGCGAGCGCATGGCCGACGACATTCTTCTGGTGATGGCCAAGCGCAACGGCCGCTATATCGCCGGCGCCATCAACTTCATCGGCTCCGACGCGCTCTACGGCCGCAACTGGGGCTGCATCGAAGACCACCCCTTCCTGCACTTCGAGGTCTGCTACCACCAAGCGATCGATTTCGCCATCGAGCGCAAGCTCAAGGTGGTGGAGGCAGGCGCGCAGGGCGAGCACAAGCTGGCGCGCGGCTACCGGCCGGTGACCATGCATTCGGCGCACTACATCTCGCATCCCGGTTTGCGCAATGCCGTCGCCGACTATCTCAGGCGCGAACGGCGCGAGGTCGAGCGCATGGGCGCATATCTCGAAGAGCATACGCCCTTCCGCAAGGACCTGGAGGAATAG
- a CDS encoding sulfatase-like hydrolase/transferase, producing the protein MLRPDVDASDDKHRRLCNSGARYQELSTISAKQRSRLSACCLPDRWNPLSHRPGVLVRKHRGVGMLSLASWGVEQWLGVAGLVAAPLLTARLEGKPGTWPIGFSTFFLLFAFLHLLFPGTVVALWMTLMLTAIIGIASKLKYRYLGFNLLAGDLYHLAASSWRSVLVDHARMAIPALFAAAAIVAAAVLVDMTVVEEATPLSLRLVLFAAAVLIYIVVYRLSGGAPRFRFDLLTRNRAHLSAFVASWLGAGPSRRPGFVDITPDPLPLLPPVPAKRGNGEARPHIFMILQESTFDPRHHGVPIDRSFEQFFSPANGLSGALHVDVFGGSTLQTEFSVLTGLSSLSFGNDSRFVFHLLAGRVRHSLPSVLSGMGYHVSHVSCDRPNFVNCDRFYKSVGFEEVTYAPTLPPPFDLERWRRERHDEQLYNHALGRIADRLESEKPCFLSIMTLMNHGDHRRRIFPPALQADVRREAVALTGDENYGEYAVRLAESVEAYAAFREKLKTALKGRPAIIVRYGDHQPSFTTASPACRLPTGLCTRPSTRSRWSTARCPAI; encoded by the coding sequence TTGCTCCGTCCCGATGTCGACGCATCAGACGACAAACATCGGCGCTTGTGCAATAGCGGAGCGCGCTATCAAGAGCTTTCTACAATATCGGCCAAGCAACGAAGCCGGCTTAGCGCCTGCTGTTTACCGGATCGCTGGAATCCGTTAAGTCACCGCCCAGGGGTATTGGTGCGCAAGCACCGCGGGGTTGGCATGCTGTCTTTGGCATCTTGGGGCGTCGAGCAATGGCTCGGTGTGGCGGGGCTCGTGGCCGCGCCGCTCTTGACCGCCCGGCTCGAAGGCAAGCCGGGAACATGGCCGATCGGCTTTTCCACCTTCTTCCTTCTGTTTGCTTTCCTGCATCTGCTTTTCCCGGGCACGGTCGTCGCGCTCTGGATGACGCTCATGCTGACGGCCATCATCGGCATCGCGTCAAAGCTCAAATATCGCTATCTCGGCTTCAATCTTCTGGCCGGAGATCTCTATCATCTGGCCGCGAGCAGCTGGCGCAGCGTCCTTGTCGACCATGCCCGCATGGCGATCCCTGCCCTCTTTGCCGCCGCCGCGATCGTTGCGGCCGCCGTGCTTGTCGACATGACCGTGGTGGAAGAGGCGACGCCGCTCTCGCTGCGCCTTGTTTTGTTCGCCGCGGCGGTCCTGATCTACATCGTGGTCTACCGGCTGAGTGGCGGAGCGCCTCGTTTCCGCTTCGACCTGCTCACCAGGAATCGCGCGCATCTTTCGGCTTTCGTGGCTTCATGGCTCGGCGCGGGACCTTCGCGACGGCCGGGTTTCGTCGACATCACGCCCGATCCGCTGCCGCTTCTGCCGCCTGTGCCGGCAAAGCGGGGGAACGGCGAGGCCCGGCCGCACATCTTCATGATCCTGCAGGAGTCGACATTCGATCCGAGGCATCATGGGGTGCCGATCGACCGGTCCTTCGAACAGTTCTTCTCGCCCGCGAACGGCCTGTCGGGGGCTTTGCATGTCGATGTTTTCGGCGGCAGCACGCTGCAGACCGAATTTTCGGTGCTGACCGGCCTGTCCTCGCTCTCCTTTGGGAACGACAGCCGCTTCGTCTTTCATCTGCTGGCCGGGCGGGTGCGCCACTCCTTGCCGTCGGTGCTTTCAGGCATGGGGTATCACGTGTCGCATGTCAGCTGTGACCGTCCCAACTTCGTCAACTGCGATCGTTTCTATAAATCGGTCGGCTTCGAGGAGGTCACCTACGCCCCGACCCTGCCGCCGCCCTTCGATCTGGAGCGCTGGCGTCGGGAGCGTCATGACGAACAGCTTTACAACCATGCGCTGGGCCGGATCGCGGACCGCCTGGAGAGCGAGAAGCCCTGTTTTCTTTCGATCATGACGCTGATGAACCACGGCGATCATCGTCGCCGCATTTTTCCTCCCGCGCTTCAAGCCGATGTCCGCCGTGAAGCCGTCGCGCTGACGGGCGACGAGAATTACGGCGAATATGCCGTTCGGCTGGCTGAGAGCGTCGAGGCCTATGCCGCGTTTCGCGAGAAACTCAAAACCGCGCTGAAGGGCCGGCCCGCCATCATCGTGCGTTACGGCGATCACCAGCCGTCATTCACGACGGCCTCACCGGCCTGCCGCCTTCCGACAGGGCTTTGTACAAGACCTTCTACGCGATCGAGATGGTCAACGGCGCGTTGCCCGGCGATCTGA
- a CDS encoding AzlC family ABC transporter permease, with protein MSTWTSDATAPRSTWFLRGVRAAFSLPGLILVSSFIGFAALAKDAGVTAAQAAFMTGTVWALPSMVVLVGAIASGAALPAAMFAVTLSAIRLMPMVMALAPEMRAGKTRQCVLYLLAHFVAVTSWVLAMERLKRVPPDMRTTYYAGLGGTLVTTNVIVVTVVYAVADALPSAASAALLMLTPMYFLTSLWGSARERAGHVAMVLGIVLGPVFHMVLPQIDLLVAGLIGGTVAYGSRLWRRKVRAA; from the coding sequence ATGTCGACTTGGACCTCGGACGCCACAGCGCCTCGTTCCACGTGGTTCCTGCGTGGTGTCCGCGCGGCCTTTTCCCTGCCTGGCCTGATCCTCGTCAGCTCGTTCATTGGCTTTGCCGCCTTGGCGAAAGACGCCGGGGTCACGGCGGCACAGGCCGCTTTCATGACCGGAACGGTGTGGGCTCTGCCATCGATGGTCGTGCTGGTGGGCGCGATCGCATCGGGAGCGGCGCTGCCGGCGGCGATGTTCGCCGTCACGTTGTCCGCCATACGTCTGATGCCGATGGTGATGGCGCTAGCACCCGAGATGCGCGCCGGGAAAACCCGGCAATGCGTGCTCTATCTCCTGGCGCATTTCGTGGCCGTGACCTCCTGGGTGTTGGCCATGGAGCGCCTCAAGCGCGTCCCGCCTGACATGCGTACGACTTACTATGCCGGCCTCGGCGGCACGCTGGTGACGACGAATGTCATCGTCGTGACCGTCGTCTATGCAGTGGCGGACGCGCTGCCGTCCGCCGCTTCGGCGGCGTTGCTGATGTTGACGCCGATGTATTTCCTGACCTCGTTGTGGGGGTCGGCGCGCGAGCGGGCAGGGCACGTGGCAATGGTTCTGGGCATCGTCCTCGGACCGGTCTTCCATATGGTGTTGCCGCAGATCGATCTGCTGGTTGCCGGACTGATCGGCGGCACGGTCGCCTATGGCTCGCGATTGTGGCGGCGCAAGGTGCGCGCGGCGTGA
- a CDS encoding phasin family protein, with protein MTQTYEDFTKYGKEFADTGLKSFASLTKGAQAIATEAGEYTKKSFEAGSAAFEKLFSAKSIEKAIEIQTDYAKQSYESFVAEASKIGNLYAELAKEAYKPFESVVAKAK; from the coding sequence ATGACCCAGACCTATGAGGACTTCACGAAATACGGCAAGGAGTTTGCCGACACCGGGCTGAAGAGCTTTGCCTCGCTCACCAAGGGCGCGCAGGCGATCGCCACCGAGGCCGGCGAATACACCAAGAAGAGCTTCGAGGCCGGCAGCGCCGCCTTCGAGAAGCTGTTCTCGGCCAAGTCGATCGAGAAGGCCATCGAGATCCAGACCGATTACGCCAAGCAGAGCTATGAGAGCTTCGTGGCCGAGGCCAGCAAGATCGGCAATCTCTACGCCGAGCTCGCCAAGGAAGCCTACAAGCCCTTCGAATCGGTGGTCGCCAAGGCGAAGTAA
- the clpA gene encoding ATP-dependent Clp protease ATP-binding subunit ClpA, which produces MPAFSQGLEKALHQALTFANERHHEYATLEHLLLALIDDTEAAAVMRACNVDLDELKHTVLTYIDTELDNLVTGYDEDSKPTAGFQRVIQRAVIHVQSSGREEVSGANVLVAIFAERESHAAYFLQEQQMTRYDAVNYISHGIAKRPGASESRTPRGAEDEQGGQNGAEPQDEGGKKKQQDALTAYCINLNNKARAGKIDPLIGRDSEINRTIQVLCRRSKNNPLYVGDPGVGKTAIAEGLAKRIVEGDVPEVLQDATIFALDMGTLLAGTRYRGDFEERLKQVVKELEDYPGAVLFIDEIHTVIGAGATSGGAMDASNLLKPALSSGAIRCIGSTTYKEFRQFFEKDRALVRRFQKIDVNEPTIEDAIEIMKGLKPYFEEFHKVRYTSEAIKASVELSARYISDRKLPDKAIDVIDETGASQMLVPEAKRKKTIGIKEIEATIATMARIPPKTVSADDEKVLQGLDVELKRVVYGQDTAITALTSAIKLARAGLREPEKPIGSYLFSGPTGVGKTEVAKQLAASLGVELIRFDMSEYMERHTVSRLIGAPPGYVGFDQGGLLTDGVDQHPHCVLLLDEVEKAHPDLFNILLQVMDHGKLTDHNGKQIDFRNVILIMTTNAGASDAQRAAIGFGSTKREGDDVEAINRLFTPEFRNRLDAIIPFGSLPVPVIHQVVQKFVMQLEAQLSERGVTFDLSPDAIAWLADKGYDERMGARPLGRVIQEHIKKPLADEVLFGKLKKGGTVRVTVEKKETGESGLKLESLADESPVQPKKEEPEDAPKPKKAVAKKPAPKKAVAQKPEPKGKDGNKRSLVPQLPRKG; this is translated from the coding sequence ATGCCGGCTTTCTCCCAAGGCCTGGAAAAGGCGCTACATCAGGCGCTGACATTCGCCAACGAGCGGCATCATGAGTATGCGACGCTCGAACATCTGCTGCTCGCCCTTATCGACGACACCGAGGCGGCCGCCGTCATGCGCGCCTGCAACGTCGATCTCGACGAGCTCAAGCATACCGTTCTCACCTATATCGACACCGAGCTCGACAACCTCGTCACCGGTTACGACGAGGATTCGAAGCCGACGGCAGGCTTCCAGCGCGTCATCCAGCGCGCCGTGATCCATGTGCAGTCGTCCGGCCGCGAGGAAGTGTCCGGCGCCAATGTGCTCGTCGCCATCTTTGCCGAGCGCGAGAGCCACGCCGCCTATTTCCTGCAGGAACAGCAGATGACCCGCTACGATGCGGTCAACTACATCTCGCATGGCATCGCCAAGCGCCCTGGCGCTTCGGAATCGCGCACGCCGCGCGGCGCCGAGGACGAGCAGGGCGGCCAGAACGGCGCCGAGCCGCAGGATGAGGGCGGCAAGAAGAAGCAGCAGGACGCGTTGACGGCCTACTGCATCAACCTCAACAACAAGGCGCGCGCCGGCAAGATCGACCCGCTGATCGGCCGCGACAGCGAGATCAACCGCACCATCCAGGTGTTGTGCCGCCGTTCCAAGAACAACCCGCTCTATGTCGGCGATCCCGGCGTCGGCAAGACGGCGATCGCCGAAGGCCTTGCCAAGCGCATCGTCGAGGGCGACGTGCCGGAAGTGCTGCAGGACGCCACCATCTTCGCGCTCGACATGGGCACGCTCTTGGCCGGCACCCGCTATCGCGGCGATTTCGAGGAGCGGCTGAAGCAGGTCGTGAAGGAGCTTGAGGACTATCCGGGCGCGGTGCTGTTCATCGACGAGATCCACACGGTGATCGGGGCCGGCGCCACTTCGGGCGGCGCCATGGATGCATCGAACCTTCTGAAGCCGGCGCTGTCGTCCGGCGCGATCCGCTGCATCGGCTCGACCACCTACAAGGAGTTCCGCCAGTTCTTCGAGAAGGACCGCGCGCTGGTGCGGCGCTTCCAGAAGATCGACGTCAACGAGCCGACCATCGAGGACGCCATCGAGATTATGAAGGGCCTGAAGCCCTATTTCGAGGAGTTCCACAAGGTCCGCTACACCAGCGAGGCGATCAAGGCCTCGGTCGAGCTGTCGGCCCGTTACATCAGCGACCGCAAGCTGCCGGACAAGGCGATCGATGTGATCGACGAGACCGGCGCCTCGCAGATGCTGGTGCCGGAGGCCAAGCGCAAGAAGACGATCGGCATCAAGGAGATCGAGGCGACGATCGCCACCATGGCGCGCATCCCGCCGAAGACGGTCTCGGCCGACGACGAGAAGGTGCTGCAGGGCCTGGATGTCGAGCTGAAGCGCGTCGTCTACGGCCAGGACACCGCGATCACCGCGCTGACCTCGGCGATCAAGCTGGCGCGCGCCGGTCTGCGCGAACCGGAGAAGCCGATCGGTTCCTACCTGTTCTCAGGGCCGACCGGCGTCGGCAAGACGGAAGTTGCCAAGCAGCTTGCCGCCTCGCTCGGCGTCGAACTGATCCGCTTCGACATGTCGGAATACATGGAGCGCCACACCGTCTCGCGGCTGATCGGCGCGCCTCCCGGCTATGTCGGCTTCGACCAGGGCGGCCTGCTCACCGACGGCGTCGACCAGCATCCGCATTGCGTGCTGCTGCTTGACGAAGTCGAGAAGGCGCATCCGGACCTGTTCAACATCCTGTTGCAGGTGATGGATCACGGCAAGCTGACCGACCACAACGGCAAGCAGATCGACTTCCGTAACGTGATCCTGATCATGACCACCAATGCGGGCGCCTCGGATGCGCAGCGCGCGGCGATCGGTTTCGGCTCGACCAAGCGCGAGGGCGACGATGTCGAGGCCATCAACCGGCTGTTCACGCCGGAGTTCCGCAACCGTCTGGACGCGATCATCCCGTTCGGCTCGCTGCCGGTGCCGGTGATCCATCAGGTGGTGCAGAAGTTCGTCATGCAGCTCGAGGCCCAGCTCTCCGAGCGTGGCGTCACCTTCGACCTGTCGCCGGACGCGATCGCCTGGCTGGCCGACAAGGGTTATGACGAGCGCATGGGGGCGCGTCCGCTTGGCCGCGTCATCCAGGAGCACATCAAGAAGCCGTTGGCCGACGAGGTGCTGTTCGGCAAGCTCAAGAAGGGCGGCACGGTGCGTGTCACCGTCGAGAAGAAGGAAACCGGCGAGTCCGGCCTGAAGCTCGAATCGCTCGCCGACGAGTCGCCCGTGCAACCGAAGAAGGAAGAGCCGGAAGACGCGCCGAAGCCGAAGAAGGCGGTGGCCAAGAAGCCTGCGCCCAAGAAGGCCGTGGCGCAGAAGCCTGAGCCGAAGGGCAAGGACGGCAACAAGCGCAGCCTTGTGCCGCAACTGCCGCGCAAGGGCTGA
- a CDS encoding DUF1489 family protein, translating to MSLNLIKLCVGCDSVEDLEEWIAFRLDERRRAGEPAEHWHTTRMVPTRGSEITDGGSLYWVIKGSVQCRQLITEIRPFTDDEGIGRCHLVLDPEVVRTEWQPRRAFQGWRYLKPADAPSDIGKGRAALAEMPPKLRLELAELGLL from the coding sequence ATGTCACTCAATCTCATCAAACTCTGCGTCGGCTGCGACAGTGTCGAGGACCTCGAAGAGTGGATCGCCTTCCGCCTCGACGAGCGGCGCCGCGCCGGCGAGCCGGCCGAGCATTGGCACACCACCCGCATGGTGCCGACGCGCGGTAGCGAGATCACGGATGGCGGGTCGCTCTATTGGGTGATCAAGGGCAGCGTGCAGTGCCGGCAACTGATCACCGAGATCAGGCCCTTCACCGACGATGAAGGCATCGGCCGCTGTCATCTTGTGCTCGATCCCGAGGTCGTGCGCACCGAGTGGCAGCCGCGCCGCGCTTTCCAGGGCTGGCGTTACCTCAAGCCCGCCGATGCGCCGTCCGATATCGGCAAGGGCAGGGCGGCGCTCGCCGAGATGCCGCCGAAGCTCAGACTGGAACTTGCCGAACTCGGCCTACTCTAG
- a CDS encoding cytochrome oxidase subunit III has protein sequence MKWVVAGWLLFIVSALFFIAAAWRAGDLLALAGAVLFLVACFSFLVPIAAGKPH, from the coding sequence ATGAAGTGGGTCGTCGCAGGCTGGCTGCTGTTCATTGTCTCGGCGCTGTTTTTCATCGCCGCCGCATGGCGCGCGGGCGATCTGCTGGCGCTTGCCGGCGCCGTGCTGTTCCTGGTCGCCTGCTTCTCGTTCCTGGTTCCGATCGCCGCCGGAAAGCCGCACTGA
- a CDS encoding AzlD domain-containing protein, with translation MFILVAGFAATDIWRFLGVYLGGKLSEDSDLLVLVRTMATALVAAVIGNLIVFPGGALAHTSFGLRTGAAALGFVAYLMSGRRMVVGIATAEFLLLAGLYLNF, from the coding sequence GTGTTCATTCTCGTCGCCGGTTTCGCCGCGACGGATATCTGGCGCTTCCTCGGTGTCTATCTTGGCGGGAAGCTTTCCGAAGATTCAGACCTGTTGGTATTGGTTCGCACTATGGCGACCGCGCTCGTTGCCGCCGTCATCGGCAACCTGATTGTCTTTCCGGGCGGCGCGCTTGCGCACACTTCGTTTGGCTTGAGGACGGGGGCGGCCGCCCTGGGTTTCGTCGCCTATCTGATGTCGGGACGGCGCATGGTCGTCGGCATCGCCACAGCCGAGTTCCTGCTGCTGGCGGGGCTTTATCTGAACTTTTGA
- a CDS encoding HIT family protein yields MAEAYDPGNIFAKILRGEIPSHRVYEDDAVVAFMDVMPQGTGHTLVVPKAPSRNMLDADPATFGPLFGVVQKVAVAVKKAFNADGVTIMQFNEPASGQTVYHLHVHVLPRFEGVPLKPHSGQMEKPEVLAENADKIRAALAN; encoded by the coding sequence ATGGCCGAAGCCTATGATCCCGGCAACATCTTCGCCAAAATCCTGCGCGGCGAGATCCCCTCGCATCGCGTCTACGAGGACGACGCGGTCGTCGCCTTCATGGATGTGATGCCGCAAGGCACTGGCCACACGCTGGTGGTGCCCAAGGCGCCGTCGCGCAACATGCTCGACGCCGATCCGGCAACATTCGGACCATTGTTCGGCGTCGTGCAGAAAGTTGCGGTCGCGGTGAAAAAAGCCTTCAACGCCGACGGCGTCACCATCATGCAGTTCAACGAGCCGGCTTCCGGGCAGACCGTCTACCACCTTCATGTCCATGTCCTCCCGCGCTTCGAGGGCGTGCCCTTGAAGCCGCATTCCGGTCAGATGGAGAAGCCCGAGGTACTGGCCGAGAATGCCGACAAGATCCGCGCGGCGCTGGCGAACTGA
- a CDS encoding D-alanyl-D-alanine carboxypeptidase, with protein sequence MRQALSGFVSKSSFSFKAIMVAALAVTIVAADVASALAAKSAAIVVDAKTGKVLYSADANGRRYPASLTKMMTLYLTFEALAKGRISKNTPVPYSAHAAAQPPTKLGVRAGGSVSVETAILSMVTKSANDSATALGELLGGSEDNFARMMTAKARQIGMNGTVFRNANGLPDPGQFTTAHDMAMLGIALREHFPQYYGYFSQRSFLYGRQRINGHNRLLGRIKGVDGIKTGYTRASGYNLVSSVADGDRRLVAVVMGGASGRSRDNQMAALINTYLPRASTRGSGDLIAKANDNPVKTLAKVFLPKQDAPTPDAKPAADDTVVAAADDVKDDTQQVAEETKPVLKARKVKTVAIAAMAPAPKAEDTSVAAYAEPAPAAPSIDPVKTSSVPSGWVVQVASSPTKSGAQSLLDQAAKQAPKILADASGFTVAFDKGGTTYYRARFGGFGSKDAAWKACDALKRKKISCYAVEQ encoded by the coding sequence GTGCGTCAGGCGTTGTCGGGCTTCGTCTCCAAATCTTCCTTCTCCTTCAAGGCGATCATGGTTGCCGCGCTCGCGGTGACGATTGTCGCCGCCGATGTCGCGTCGGCTCTTGCCGCGAAGTCCGCGGCCATCGTCGTCGATGCCAAGACCGGCAAGGTGCTCTATTCCGCCGACGCCAACGGCCGGCGCTATCCGGCATCGCTCACCAAGATGATGACGCTCTACCTCACCTTCGAGGCTTTGGCGAAAGGCAGGATCAGCAAGAACACGCCGGTGCCGTATTCGGCGCATGCCGCGGCTCAGCCGCCGACCAAGCTTGGCGTGCGCGCCGGCGGCTCGGTTTCGGTCGAGACGGCGATCCTGTCGATGGTGACGAAATCGGCCAACGACTCGGCCACTGCGCTCGGCGAACTGCTCGGCGGCAGCGAGGACAATTTTGCCCGCATGATGACGGCCAAGGCGCGCCAGATCGGCATGAACGGCACCGTCTTCCGCAACGCCAACGGCCTGCCCGACCCGGGCCAGTTCACAACGGCGCACGACATGGCGATGCTGGGCATCGCGCTGCGCGAGCATTTCCCGCAATATTACGGCTATTTCTCGCAGCGCTCGTTCCTGTATGGCCGCCAGCGCATCAACGGCCACAACCGCCTGCTCGGCCGCATCAAGGGCGTCGACGGCATCAAGACCGGTTATACCCGCGCCTCGGGCTACAATCTCGTCTCCTCCGTCGCCGACGGCGACCGCCGCCTCGTCGCGGTGGTGATGGGCGGCGCTTCCGGCCGCAGCCGCGACAACCAGATGGCCGCGCTGATCAACACCTATCTGCCGCGCGCCTCGACGCGCGGCAGCGGCGATCTCATCGCCAAGGCCAACGACAATCCGGTCAAGACGCTGGCCAAGGTCTTCCTGCCCAAGCAGGACGCGCCGACGCCGGACGCCAAGCCGGCAGCGGACGACACCGTCGTTGCCGCGGCTGACGACGTTAAGGACGATACCCAGCAGGTCGCCGAAGAGACCAAGCCGGTGCTCAAGGCCCGCAAGGTAAAGACGGTCGCGATAGCAGCCATGGCGCCGGCTCCCAAAGCCGAGGACACCAGCGTCGCCGCCTATGCCGAGCCGGCGCCTGCCGCGCCCTCGATCGATCCGGTCAAGACGTCGTCGGTGCCGTCCGGCTGGGTGGTTCAGGTTGCCTCTTCGCCCACGAAGTCGGGCGCCCAGAGCCTGCTCGACCAAGCAGCCAAGCAGGCACCGAAGATCCTGGCCGACGCTTCCGGCTTCACCGTCGCCTTCGACAAGGGGGGCACCACCTACTATCGCGCCCGCTTCGGCGGCTTCGGCTCGAAGGATGCCGCCTGGAAGGCCTGCGATGCGCTGAAGCGCAAGAAAATCTCGTGCTACGCCGTCGAACAATAG
- the clpS gene encoding ATP-dependent Clp protease adapter ClpS: MQSDGDRNDPGRGTAVITRTKTKTKKPSLYRVLILNDDYTPMEFVVHVLERFFQKDREAATRIMLHVHNHGVGECGVYTFEVAETKVSQVMDFARQNQHPLQCVMEKK; this comes from the coding sequence ATGCAAAGTGATGGAGACCGCAACGATCCCGGTCGCGGCACCGCCGTCATCACGCGCACCAAAACCAAGACCAAGAAGCCCAGCCTCTACCGGGTCCTCATTTTGAACGACGACTACACTCCGATGGAGTTCGTCGTTCACGTCCTGGAGCGGTTTTTCCAAAAGGACCGCGAAGCCGCCACACGCATCATGCTTCATGTTCACAATCATGGAGTGGGCGAGTGCGGCGTCTACACATTCGAGGTGGCCGAGACCAAAGTGTCTCAGGTCATGGATTTCGCCCGACAGAATCAGCATCCGCTGCAATGCGTGATGGAGAAGAAGTGA